Proteins from a genomic interval of Prochlorothrix hollandica PCC 9006 = CALU 1027:
- a CDS encoding Uma2 family endonuclease has translation MTATLEKAIIYPDSDGQPMADNTKQFRWIVLIKENLDAFFADEEAVFVAGDLLWYPVEGRPDIRVAPDVLVAFGRPKGDRGSYRQWQENQVAPQVVFEILSPGNTTKEMSRKLLFYNHYGVEEYYIYDPDHNELTGLIRTEGELTPVEEIDNWVSPRLGIKFERTPSTLNLYDGENNLFLSPLELRQKLTQEKVRADQEKVRADQERARADQERARAERLAEQLKALGVDPVE, from the coding sequence ATGACAGCAACACTAGAGAAGGCCATCATTTACCCCGATAGCGATGGTCAACCGATGGCAGACAATACCAAGCAGTTTCGTTGGATTGTATTGATCAAAGAAAATCTAGATGCCTTTTTTGCAGACGAAGAGGCTGTTTTTGTGGCGGGAGATCTGCTGTGGTATCCGGTGGAAGGTCGTCCCGATATTCGCGTTGCCCCCGATGTTCTAGTGGCCTTTGGCCGTCCCAAGGGAGATCGAGGCTCCTATCGGCAATGGCAGGAGAACCAGGTAGCGCCGCAGGTCGTGTTTGAAATTCTATCGCCGGGAAACACCACCAAGGAAATGAGTCGTAAATTACTATTCTACAACCACTATGGTGTGGAAGAATATTATATTTACGATCCAGATCACAATGAACTCACGGGTTTAATCCGGACGGAGGGGGAGTTAACCCCTGTTGAAGAGATAGACAACTGGGTTAGTCCTCGTTTGGGTATTAAGTTTGAGCGAACGCCCTCAACTTTAAATCTCTATGATGGTGAAAATAATCTATTTTTATCTCCTCTAGAGCTGAGACAGAAACTGACCCAGGAAAAGGTCAGGGCCGACCAGGAAAAGGTCAGGGCTGACCAGGAAAGGGCTAGGGCCGACCAGGAAAGGGCTAGGGCTGAACGTTTAGCAGAACAACTCAAAGCTCTAGGGGTGGATCCTGTGGAATAA
- a CDS encoding Uma2 family endonuclease, with amino-acid sequence MIAISPTKANLSLEAFLALPETKPYGEYIDGHIEQKPMPQGEHSTLQIRLGTTINQSALPQKLAHAFTELRCNINGRSFVSDIGVFTWERIPKTPSGRIANRVDTYPDWMIEILSPEQSANRVIKKIMVCLEAGTQLAWLVDPEDESVLVFKRQQFPEMKSEQDRLPVLEILPRLELSAGEVFSWLSFI; translated from the coding sequence ATGATTGCCATCTCCCCCACCAAAGCCAACTTAAGCCTAGAAGCCTTCTTGGCTCTGCCGGAGACCAAACCCTATGGTGAATATATTGATGGTCATATTGAGCAGAAGCCTATGCCCCAAGGCGAACATAGCACGCTACAGATTCGCTTAGGAACTACTATTAATCAGAGTGCATTGCCTCAAAAGTTAGCCCACGCTTTTACCGAACTCAGATGTAATATCAATGGACGTTCCTTTGTGTCGGATATTGGTGTTTTTACTTGGGAGCGTATTCCTAAAACCCCAAGCGGTCGTATTGCCAATCGTGTTGATACCTATCCTGACTGGATGATTGAAATCTTATCACCGGAGCAGTCGGCAAATAGGGTCATCAAAAAAATTATGGTTTGTTTGGAAGCAGGGACTCAGTTGGCTTGGCTGGTTGATCCGGAGGATGAGTCGGTGTTGGTTTTTAAGCGGCAGCAGTTTCCCGAAATGAAGTCTGAGCAGGATAGGTTACCGGTTTTGGAAATCTTGCCACGGTTGGAGTTATCGGCTGGAGAGGTCTTTAGCTGGCTAAGCTTTATTTAG
- a CDS encoding DUF2281 domain-containing protein, whose protein sequence is MYCTARLDATKETQIEMPKDCPYSIGDVLTKVIAGEYQSKRQRVLDLNKGEIWMSDDFNAPLSDEFWLGKE, encoded by the coding sequence ATGTATTGCACTGCCCGGTTAGATGCGACGAAGGAAACCCAGATAGAAATGCCAAAAGATTGTCCCTACTCAATTGGTGATGTATTAACAAAAGTAATTGCAGGGGAATATCAATCTAAGCGACAACGGGTGCTAGATCTTAACAAAGGTGAAATATGGATGAGTGATGACTTTAATGCTCCACTCTCTGACGAATTTTGGCTAGGAAAAGAATGA
- a CDS encoding type II toxin-antitoxin system VapC family toxin has product MKLLMDTHVLLWLAGDSKNLSTKVVDLILDAQSSLFLSFASIWEIQIKSQLQQP; this is encoded by the coding sequence ATGAAATTATTGATGGATACTCATGTGTTGTTGTGGCTTGCTGGAGATTCAAAGAATCTTTCTACAAAAGTTGTAGATCTAATTTTAGATGCGCAAAGTTCTTTATTTTTAAGCTTTGCTAGTATTTGGGAAATTCAAATCAAATCACAGCTACAGCAACCCTAA
- a CDS encoding type II toxin-antitoxin system VapC family toxin: MWCAPSGGTPHDPFRTAVGKLTITKLLPELIQQQCQDNDIQLLEVKLEHIYALKDLQNHHRDPFDRLLIAQTQTENMTLVSADRVFTLYDVNLFW; this comes from the coding sequence GTGTGGTGTGCCCCCTCCGGGGGCACACCACACGACCCATTTAGGACTGCTGTAGGCAAGCTAACTATTACTAAGCTATTGCCAGAGTTGATTCAGCAGCAATGTCAAGACAATGACATCCAACTTTTGGAAGTTAAGCTAGAGCATATCTATGCATTGAAAGATCTACAAAATCATCATCGAGATCCCTTTGACAGATTATTAATTGCTCAAACACAAACTGAAAATATGACCCTGGTATCGGCAGATAGGGTCTTCACTCTCTATGACGTAAATTTGTTTTGGTAA
- a CDS encoding DUF29 domain-containing protein, which yields MELNQLLYEQDFYTWTEQQAQALAQHRVENLDWEHLAEEMADLGNRHYDQLNSRLAVLIGHLLKWKYQPERQGSSWRATIREQRRKISRLLHKNPGLKSRWQEVWEEAWLDGRDLAIRETGMDESIFPEVPCFDSEQVQDEGYWP from the coding sequence ATGGAACTTAACCAGTTGTTATACGAACAGGATTTTTACACTTGGACAGAACAACAAGCCCAGGCTTTAGCCCAGCATCGGGTAGAAAACTTAGACTGGGAACATTTAGCGGAGGAGATGGCAGATTTGGGAAATCGTCATTACGATCAGTTGAATTCTCGTCTGGCAGTTTTAATCGGTCATCTGTTGAAGTGGAAGTATCAACCAGAACGTCAAGGAAGTTCATGGCGAGCTACAATTCGGGAACAACGCCGTAAGATTAGTCGCCTGCTCCACAAAAATCCAGGTCTAAAAAGTCGCTGGCAGGAAGTCTGGGAAGAGGCTTGGTTGGATGGTCGAGATTTGGCGATCCGGGAAACCGGTATGGATGAGTCTATTTTTCCAGAAGTTCCCTGTTTTGATTCTGAGCAAGTTCAAGATGAGGGTTATTGGCCTTAA
- a CDS encoding DUF4160 domain-containing protein, translated as MPRVAFFFGISIYMYMDDHGVPHCHAVYGDHAGSFSIENGECLAGQMPPSQSKKIKNFILDNQADLMEKWNELSG; from the coding sequence ATGCCTAGAGTTGCTTTTTTCTTTGGAATTTCTATTTATATGTACATGGATGATCATGGTGTTCCACATTGTCACGCAGTATATGGAGATCATGCTGGTTCCTTCAGTATTGAAAATGGAGAGTGTTTAGCGGGACAGATGCCACCCAGTCAATCCAAAAAAATCAAAAACTTTATACTGGACAACCAAGCAGACTTGATGGAGAAATGGAATGAACTTTCAGGTTAG
- a CDS encoding DUF2442 domain-containing protein yields the protein MNFQVRTPWIKATIVTPLENYRLQIVLETGQEMILDLTDVIGRKESYWRLKNPRYFRQAQIDSLGGIFWPEGEDLAPDGLKRYLAKD from the coding sequence ATGAACTTTCAGGTTAGAACGCCATGGATTAAGGCTACGATCGTTACCCCCCTAGAAAACTATCGATTACAAATTGTTCTTGAAACTGGTCAAGAAATGATTTTAGATCTGACCGATGTGATCGGACGTAAAGAAAGTTACTGGCGATTGAAAAATCCTCGCTATTTTCGACAAGCTCAAATAGATTCTTTAGGCGGCATTTTTTGGCCAGAAGGAGAAGATTTAGCACCGGATGGGCTGAAGCGCTATTTAGCGAAAGACTAA
- a CDS encoding DUF4351 domain-containing protein gives MVKLEGLGEVLLEFRGIQDLEAWLSIER, from the coding sequence ATGGTTAAGTTGGAAGGGTTGGGAGAAGTATTGTTAGAGTTCCGGGGCATCCAGGACTTGGAAGCTTGGTTGTCTATTGAACGATAA
- a CDS encoding type II toxin-antitoxin system HicB family antitoxin has translation MPVEIDEKKSSLQLISIVIEGNEEGYLARIPNIQGAFAEGDTPQEAIFNCLDVLSMIIEYRKQ, from the coding sequence ATGCCAGTCGAAATAGATGAAAAAAAGTCTTCTCTTCAACTTATTTCAATTGTTATTGAAGGCAATGAAGAAGGCTATCTAGCCAGAATTCCTAACATTCAAGGGGCTTTTGCAGAAGGTGATACCCCTCAGGAAGCGATCTTTAACTGCTTAGATGTACTGAGTATGATTATTGAATATCGAAAGCAGTAG
- a CDS encoding ISL3 family transposase, with the protein MFLSLNQIIKIPGWEVWHTNIESDRITFLLRYLNEIEVCHFCGSKQISVHKIRKVSVRDLEFLDKKTFLELERHQYYCNECRKYFTESSSDIDFQRGMTERYKNRIFEKIKNSTITHVAQEEGLTYDQVKGILESKFNGSNNLNCNINKISIDEFSHRKGQGNFATVICDLETANLIEVIDSHQQDKIIEILMEWPLEVREAITEVSVDMWGGFTKVIQTVFPNARIVYDRFHVMKILNEELNKIRKQCNSVLKDLKIKHIRSLILKNGTDLNDEEKKLLEIILKSSERLSNAYQLKEDFRQIYETDQEPEVAKVKLEEWLAKASKFYSQVITTIKNHFDGICNYFYNRTTSGKMEGINNKIKVIKRQAYGFTNFDHLRMRLIIACSH; encoded by the coding sequence ATGTTCCTTTCTTTAAATCAAATCATTAAGATTCCTGGCTGGGAAGTGTGGCATACCAACATAGAGAGTGACCGTATTACCTTTTTGCTAAGGTATTTGAACGAGATAGAGGTTTGTCATTTTTGTGGCTCGAAACAGATTTCCGTCCATAAAATTCGCAAAGTATCAGTAAGAGACTTAGAGTTTTTAGACAAGAAAACCTTTTTAGAATTAGAGAGACACCAATACTACTGCAATGAGTGTCGTAAATATTTTACTGAATCGTCCAGCGACATCGACTTTCAACGCGGAATGACAGAAAGATACAAAAATAGAATCTTTGAGAAAATTAAAAATTCAACGATTACCCATGTTGCTCAAGAAGAAGGTTTAACTTACGATCAAGTAAAAGGTATTTTAGAATCAAAATTTAATGGAAGCAACAATCTGAATTGCAATATCAATAAAATAAGTATAGATGAGTTCAGTCACCGTAAAGGTCAGGGAAACTTTGCGACAGTGATTTGTGATTTAGAAACAGCAAATCTCATCGAAGTGATTGACTCTCACCAACAGGATAAAATCATCGAAATCCTTATGGAGTGGCCGTTAGAGGTAAGAGAGGCTATTACAGAGGTTAGTGTAGATATGTGGGGCGGATTTACAAAAGTCATCCAAACTGTGTTCCCAAATGCACGTATTGTATATGATCGTTTTCATGTCATGAAAATCTTGAATGAAGAACTTAATAAAATACGAAAACAGTGTAATTCGGTGCTTAAAGATCTCAAAATAAAGCATATCCGTAGCCTTATTCTAAAAAACGGAACAGATCTTAATGACGAAGAAAAAAAGCTCCTAGAAATCATCCTGAAATCCTCTGAAAGGCTAAGCAATGCCTATCAGCTAAAGGAAGATTTTCGTCAAATCTATGAAACAGATCAAGAACCTGAAGTGGCTAAAGTTAAATTAGAAGAATGGTTAGCCAAAGCATCCAAATTTTATAGTCAAGTAATCACGACAATCAAAAATCATTTTGATGGAATCTGTAATTACTTTTATAACCGTACAACTAGCGGTAAAATGGAGGGAATTAATAACAAAATAAAGGTTATCAAGCGTCAAGCTTATGGATTCACAAACTTTGATCATCTGAGAATGAGACTCATCATAGCCTGTTCTCATTAG
- a CDS encoding ABC transporter ATP-binding protein, translating to MNFVRKLLKLLKFLPKKRTRQLNILFVLGLITSISEIVSIGALLPFLNAISNPSYMLENSYIQIITTSFKITSPRDLSILLSLVFILAIVIANGLRLITLWVQTKLVALMANDLSFACYRTSILQPYSFYLKSNSSTIIVQSTEYVDGTIGIIYASLSFILSFLTLIAILFGLLIVNWKITLGGILIISVMILPVINFSKYRLTKNSRQIANYSQMRIKLIQESIGGIRDILLGGSQSIFLKNFYITDLTLRKLHANNQFLGSVNRPYMEAMTMGAIVLLILFMLQTNASPSTVLTILGTMILGLNRLLPLVQQCYSYWAFMRSNSSYLYEILVVLQRPISQYYLEPKSNVLSFKKEIRLDNVGFRYSSELDWVLQNVNLTIPVNQTIGFFGGSGCGKTTTADLILGLIKPELGELFVDNTSLTDDKLRWAWQKNVTNVPQSIYLSDASIAENIAFGLEASEIDINRVKEAAYLAQIHEFVEKLPNKYQETVGERGVRLSGGQRQRIGIARALYKRASLIIFDEATSALDNETEQEVMDAIYNLRERVTIIIIAHRLSTLRLCSQVFEFKDGIISFKGSGKDIAGKPIEDASEKLLI from the coding sequence ATGAACTTTGTTAGAAAATTATTAAAGCTTCTCAAATTTTTACCCAAAAAACGCACTCGGCAGCTAAACATATTGTTTGTTTTAGGATTGATAACATCAATTAGCGAAATAGTAAGTATTGGTGCTTTATTGCCATTTCTAAATGCAATATCTAATCCCAGTTATATGCTGGAAAATAGTTATATCCAAATAATTACTACAAGTTTTAAGATTACTTCTCCTCGTGATTTATCAATCTTGCTAAGTTTGGTATTTATCTTAGCAATAGTTATTGCTAATGGCTTGAGACTCATTACTTTATGGGTTCAAACAAAATTAGTAGCTTTAATGGCGAATGATTTGAGCTTTGCTTGTTACCGCACAAGTATTCTGCAACCCTACAGCTTTTATCTTAAAAGTAATAGCAGCACAATAATCGTTCAATCAACAGAATATGTAGATGGAACGATTGGAATAATTTATGCTTCGCTTAGCTTCATTCTATCCTTTTTAACCCTGATAGCCATTTTATTTGGTCTATTGATTGTTAATTGGAAAATCACTTTAGGAGGAATTTTAATCATTTCTGTAATGATTTTGCCTGTGATTAATTTTAGTAAATATCGCTTAACAAAAAACAGTAGACAAATAGCCAATTACTCTCAAATGAGGATCAAACTTATACAGGAAAGTATCGGTGGAATTAGAGATATTTTACTGGGTGGTTCCCAATCTATTTTTCTTAAAAATTTTTATATTACAGACCTAACTCTAAGAAAACTTCATGCCAATAATCAGTTTTTAGGTTCGGTTAATCGACCATACATGGAAGCGATGACAATGGGGGCGATCGTCCTACTCATTTTATTTATGTTGCAAACCAACGCTTCACCATCCACGGTATTAACCATATTAGGGACAATGATTTTAGGATTAAATAGGCTTTTGCCATTGGTGCAACAATGTTATAGTTACTGGGCATTTATGAGAAGTAATAGTTCATATTTGTATGAAATACTTGTCGTGTTACAAAGACCTATTTCTCAATATTACCTTGAGCCTAAATCAAATGTATTGTCTTTTAAGAAAGAAATTCGCCTTGATAATGTTGGCTTCAGATACTCTTCTGAATTAGATTGGGTACTGCAAAATGTTAACCTAACTATTCCAGTAAATCAGACGATTGGTTTTTTTGGTGGTTCGGGATGTGGAAAAACCACTACTGCTGATTTAATTTTGGGATTAATCAAGCCTGAACTGGGAGAACTTTTTGTCGATAATACATCACTTACTGATGATAAGCTTAGATGGGCTTGGCAAAAAAATGTTACAAATGTCCCTCAATCTATTTATTTAAGTGATGCTTCTATAGCCGAAAATATTGCTTTTGGATTAGAAGCTTCAGAAATTGATATAAACAGAGTGAAAGAAGCAGCCTATTTAGCTCAAATTCATGAATTTGTAGAAAAACTTCCTAATAAGTATCAAGAAACCGTAGGAGAAAGAGGTGTTAGACTTTCGGGAGGGCAACGTCAGCGTATTGGTATTGCCCGTGCTTTGTATAAACGCGCTTCTTTAATTATATTTGACGAGGCAACCAGTGCATTAGATAATGAAACTGAACAGGAGGTAATGGATGCGATTTACAATCTTAGGGAAAGGGTAACTATTATTATTATTGCTCACCGTCTCAGCACGTTGAGACTTTGTTCTCAAGTTTTTGAGTTTAAAGATGGGATCATTTCATTTAAAGGTAGTGGTAAAGATATTGCAGGAAAGCCAATTGAAGATGCCTCAGAAAAACTACTTATTTGA
- a CDS encoding class I SAM-dependent methyltransferase codes for MNNFISFQKSRFSRIKKMSFSQFYSKLIEKLDHLFSPIKNLRRAAFALDKFSLSFFEDNYQEREEVGAVNFEVKTERQQMGGYFEQPLIVLLNRACNQLINYDSSCQKILEVGSGTGIFAYEAAKENGRQVVASEFNDGARSWADANRKRDNLTYCKLPLSEFTKNEFDVVVSIEVIQQP; via the coding sequence ATGAATAACTTTATTTCTTTTCAAAAATCAAGATTCAGTAGAATCAAGAAAATGAGCTTTTCTCAGTTCTATTCTAAGCTCATTGAAAAATTAGACCATCTTTTCTCTCCCATAAAAAATCTGCGCCGCGCTGCCTTTGCTTTAGATAAATTTAGCCTAAGTTTTTTCGAGGATAACTATCAAGAAAGGGAAGAAGTTGGAGCGGTTAATTTTGAAGTGAAGACTGAGCGTCAACAGATGGGGGGGTATTTTGAACAACCATTGATTGTGTTACTAAATAGAGCGTGTAACCAATTAATTAACTATGATTCTTCTTGTCAAAAAATCTTAGAGGTTGGTAGTGGCACTGGTATTTTTGCTTATGAAGCTGCCAAAGAAAATGGAAGACAGGTTGTCGCCAGTGAATTTAATGATGGTGCTAGGAGTTGGGCAGATGCTAATCGTAAACGAGACAACTTAACTTACTGTAAGCTTCCTTTATCTGAATTCACAAAAAATGAATTTGATGTTGTTGTTTCCATTGAAGTAATACAGCAACCCTAA
- a CDS encoding asparagine synthetase B family protein, with protein sequence MIFSNNLIHILGHYTSENKDSLTNLLNTQYSDNNKFFKSFFQLKNLVLSLASRNTIETEPRNFSHQDWYIWLIGEVYQCNAIGFDAKNSNCLDHQDFGHFLIDKICSPRNWKALQEIDGQFICVFYSRSEEALYIVNDRFGGIPLYYSVASNQFFFSTSLNSIATLPNFNYQPDEEALKESINFGGFRLGDRTGVAGIKILPWASVLEFKLESPPRLIRYWNPQDTQRQNLSNNLEDLVEEAYHLWQLAIVRRVVDLKIPGQTLSGGLDSRAILAEVHERFPQWTGISFGVPNCDDVRYAFQASQATAIRYICHPMYYGFSEYWFEKRLGYVWESDGMVDFSNLLHWETLPLQEMLFDGHISGFIGDVIGGGSWDEVKDVKSFLNRLPFYDTNLGIDSAKAKEGVDSILKNTTDRKIKYVFYEAKVSQQTNLLFQAPYNRIKVRKPFVDYQLFDFFESLSDEVRKLLYPTMLKSKYPSLYQHIPNQKTGMPILTPSWKLNIERARRLIYRKTQPSLKKLGFNCEPRARLFLDDYKAVNIGDTKHKIRELLLSNDSIVKEVLDQERLEKFISAWLDFGNAPTNAIGAMISFEVFHQEIKKRRLNY encoded by the coding sequence ATGATATTTTCCAACAATCTTATTCATATCCTTGGACACTATACTTCTGAAAATAAGGATTCACTGACAAACCTGCTAAATACTCAGTATAGTGATAACAATAAATTTTTTAAATCATTTTTTCAATTAAAGAATCTTGTTCTATCTCTTGCCTCAAGAAATACTATTGAGACCGAACCTCGTAACTTTTCTCATCAAGATTGGTATATTTGGTTAATTGGTGAAGTTTATCAATGTAACGCTATCGGGTTTGACGCTAAAAATTCTAATTGCCTAGACCATCAGGATTTTGGACACTTTCTTATTGATAAAATATGCAGTCCTAGAAACTGGAAAGCTTTACAAGAAATTGATGGACAATTTATTTGTGTATTTTATAGCAGGTCAGAAGAAGCTTTGTATATCGTCAATGATCGCTTTGGTGGTATTCCGTTATACTACTCTGTTGCATCTAATCAATTTTTCTTTTCTACCAGTCTAAATTCGATCGCCACTCTGCCTAACTTTAACTATCAACCAGATGAGGAAGCGTTAAAAGAATCCATTAATTTCGGTGGTTTTAGGCTAGGTGATCGCACTGGTGTTGCTGGCATCAAAATACTGCCTTGGGCTTCGGTTTTAGAATTTAAACTAGAATCACCGCCTCGGTTAATCAGATATTGGAATCCTCAAGATACTCAAAGACAAAACTTATCCAATAACTTAGAAGATTTAGTTGAAGAAGCCTATCACCTTTGGCAATTAGCGATCGTTAGACGAGTTGTAGATCTCAAAATCCCCGGTCAAACACTAAGTGGCGGGTTAGATAGTCGAGCGATATTAGCTGAAGTCCACGAACGGTTTCCTCAGTGGACAGGTATTAGTTTTGGTGTGCCTAATTGTGATGATGTAAGGTATGCTTTTCAAGCATCTCAAGCAACTGCAATACGTTATATATGTCATCCAATGTATTACGGCTTTAGTGAATACTGGTTTGAAAAACGTCTAGGTTATGTGTGGGAATCGGACGGGATGGTAGATTTTTCTAATTTATTACACTGGGAAACTTTACCTCTACAAGAAATGCTTTTTGATGGACATATTTCAGGATTTATCGGTGATGTAATAGGTGGAGGAAGTTGGGACGAAGTTAAAGACGTTAAATCCTTTTTAAACCGACTGCCTTTCTATGACACTAATCTGGGGATTGATTCAGCTAAAGCAAAAGAAGGAGTAGACTCAATACTCAAAAATACAACGGACAGAAAAATTAAATATGTCTTTTATGAAGCTAAGGTATCACAGCAGACTAATCTACTATTTCAAGCTCCTTATAATCGCATTAAAGTCAGGAAGCCATTTGTTGATTACCAATTGTTTGACTTTTTTGAGTCTTTATCAGATGAAGTAAGAAAATTGCTTTATCCTACGATGCTCAAAAGTAAATACCCCAGTTTATATCAGCATATCCCCAACCAAAAAACGGGAATGCCTATTCTCACTCCATCGTGGAAGTTGAATATAGAACGGGCAAGAAGATTAATTTATCGAAAAACCCAGCCTTCACTCAAGAAATTAGGCTTCAACTGTGAACCTAGAGCTAGACTTTTTTTAGATGATTACAAGGCTGTTAATATTGGAGACACTAAACACAAAATTCGAGAGTTACTTTTGTCTAATGATTCAATAGTCAAAGAAGTTTTGGACCAAGAGCGATTAGAGAAGTTTATATCTGCTTGGCTCGATTTTGGTAATGCACCAACCAATGCGATCGGTGCTATGATTTCTTTTGAGGTTTTTCATCAAGAAATTAAAAAAAGGAGGCTTAACTATTAG
- a CDS encoding acyltransferase: MKNPIKHINWLSAFHIMRSINFHLSHHVVKNSISKKYLGLCSYMDAFTNVYFEKNSVVEFNNEGFLVFGTERSSFQGWAKPNSLFLRSAGRLIINGYNEIGRGSLVWILDNGTITLSGNSYTAGNNMLVSKSSIEIGKDCCIAWGVTICDHDFHKYYVNGIQQTETSPIVIEDSVWIGMNATILKGVRIGSGAIVGAHSVVTKDVPSKAIVAGNPARIIKENVEFYG, translated from the coding sequence ATGAAAAATCCTATAAAACATATTAATTGGTTATCTGCTTTTCATATAATGCGTAGCATTAATTTTCATTTATCTCATCATGTGGTTAAGAATTCTATATCGAAAAAGTATTTAGGGCTTTGTTCTTATATGGATGCTTTTACTAACGTTTACTTTGAAAAGAATTCTGTTGTTGAATTTAATAACGAAGGTTTTTTAGTCTTTGGAACAGAAAGAAGTAGCTTTCAGGGATGGGCTAAGCCCAATTCTCTTTTTTTAAGAAGCGCAGGAAGACTCATTATTAATGGTTATAATGAGATTGGGCGAGGCTCATTGGTATGGATTTTAGATAACGGAACAATTACGCTGTCAGGTAATTCCTATACAGCAGGAAACAATATGTTGGTTTCTAAATCAAGTATTGAAATTGGTAAAGACTGTTGTATCGCTTGGGGAGTGACAATTTGTGATCATGATTTTCATAAATATTATGTTAATGGAATTCAACAAACTGAAACATCGCCAATAGTCATTGAAGATAGCGTTTGGATTGGAATGAATGCAACTATCCTAAAAGGAGTCAGGATAGGAAGCGGTGCAATAGTGGGCGCTCATTCAGTTGTCACAAAGGATGTTCCTTCAAAAGCGATCGTAGCGGGGAATCCTGCGCGGATTATTAAAGAGAATGTTGAATTTTACGGCTAG